A window of the Pongo abelii isolate AG06213 chromosome 10, NHGRI_mPonAbe1-v2.0_pri, whole genome shotgun sequence genome harbors these coding sequences:
- the NTF3 gene encoding neurotrophin-3 isoform X1, with product MSILFYVIFLAYLRGIQGNNMDQRSLPEDSLNSLIIKLIQADILKNKLSKQMVDVKENYQSTLPKAEAPREPERGEPAKSEFQPVIAMDTELLRQQRRYNSPRVLLSDSTPLEPPPLYLMEDYVGNPVVANRTSRRKRYAEHKSHRGEYSVCDSESLWVTDKSSAIDIRGHQVTVLGEIKTGNSPVKQYFYETRCKEARPVKNGCRGIDDKHWNSQCKTSQTYVRALTSENNKLVGWRWIRIDTSCVCALSRKIGRT from the coding sequence ATGTCCATCTTGTTTTATGTGATATTTCTCGCTTATCTCCGTGGCATCCAAGGTAACAACATGGATCAAAGGAGTTTGCCAGAAGACTCGCTCAATTCCCTGATTATTAAGCTGATCCAGGCggatattttgaaaaacaagctCTCCAAGCAGATGGTGGACGTTAAGGAAAATTACCAGAGCACCCTGCCCAAAGCAGAGGCTCCCCGAGAGCCGGAGCGGGGAGAGCCCGCCAAGTCCGAATTCCAGCCAGTGATTGCAATGGACACCGAACTGCTGCGACAACAGAGACGCTACAACTCACCGCGGGTCCTGCTGAGCGACAGCACCCCCTTGGAGCCCCCGCCCTTGTATCTCATGGAGGATTACGTGGGCAACCCCGTGGTGGCGAACAGAACATCACGGCGGAAACGGTACGCGGAGCATAAGAGTCACCGAGGGGAGTACTCGGTATGTGACAGTGAGAGTCTGTGGGTGACCGACAAGTCATCTGCCATCGACATTCGGGGACACCAGGTCACGGTGCTGGGGGAGATCAAAACGGGCAACTCTCCCgtcaaacaatatttttatgaaacGCGATGTAAGGAAGCCAGGCCAGTCAAAAACGGTTGCAGGGGCATTGATGATAAACACTGGAACTCTCAGTGCAAAACGTCCCAAACCTACGTCCGAGCACTGACTTCAGAAAACAATAAACTCGTGGGCTGGCGGTGGATACGGATAGACACGTCCTGTGTGTGTGCCTTGTCGAGAAAAATCGGAAGAACATGA
- the NTF3 gene encoding neurotrophin-3 isoform X3, with translation MWQPPSARIMMRQLLQVNKVMSILFYVIFLAYLRGIQGNNMDQRSLPEDSLNSLIIKLIQADILKNKLSKQMVDVKENYQSTLPKAEAPREPERGEPAKSEFQPVIAMDTELLRQQRRYNSPRVLLSDSTPLEPPPLYLMEDYVGNPVVANRTSRRKRYAEHKSHRGEYSVCDSESLWVTDKSSAIDIRGHQVTVLGEIKTGNSPVKQYFYETRCKEARPVKNGCRGIDDKHWNSQCKTSQTYVRALTSENNKLVGWRWIRIDTSCVCALSRKIGRT, from the coding sequence CTCTTACAGGTGAACAAGGTGATGTCCATCTTGTTTTATGTGATATTTCTCGCTTATCTCCGTGGCATCCAAGGTAACAACATGGATCAAAGGAGTTTGCCAGAAGACTCGCTCAATTCCCTGATTATTAAGCTGATCCAGGCggatattttgaaaaacaagctCTCCAAGCAGATGGTGGACGTTAAGGAAAATTACCAGAGCACCCTGCCCAAAGCAGAGGCTCCCCGAGAGCCGGAGCGGGGAGAGCCCGCCAAGTCCGAATTCCAGCCAGTGATTGCAATGGACACCGAACTGCTGCGACAACAGAGACGCTACAACTCACCGCGGGTCCTGCTGAGCGACAGCACCCCCTTGGAGCCCCCGCCCTTGTATCTCATGGAGGATTACGTGGGCAACCCCGTGGTGGCGAACAGAACATCACGGCGGAAACGGTACGCGGAGCATAAGAGTCACCGAGGGGAGTACTCGGTATGTGACAGTGAGAGTCTGTGGGTGACCGACAAGTCATCTGCCATCGACATTCGGGGACACCAGGTCACGGTGCTGGGGGAGATCAAAACGGGCAACTCTCCCgtcaaacaatatttttatgaaacGCGATGTAAGGAAGCCAGGCCAGTCAAAAACGGTTGCAGGGGCATTGATGATAAACACTGGAACTCTCAGTGCAAAACGTCCCAAACCTACGTCCGAGCACTGACTTCAGAAAACAATAAACTCGTGGGCTGGCGGTGGATACGGATAGACACGTCCTGTGTGTGTGCCTTGTCGAGAAAAATCGGAAGAACATGA